ATAATATAATTTTCTCTACTTACAGATTACCGAATTTATTATTTTATTCATTGGATAATGGTTATACAACCGATACCCTTTGTGAGTTGTTTCAAAATGTAGGGAAATTTCGACGAGATAAAGATAACAATCTATTTATTGTTGACCTTATATTCTACGGCATATTACACAAGACTGCTTCCCCAATAGTGTTTTCAGAACTTAGCAACGATAAACTATCAAAATTGAACATATACCCTAACCCTGCCGTACATAACATTAATGTTGAAATACCCCAAAACATGATTTTACCTGAATTGGAGTTGACATTAATGGATATACATGGCAAAATAATTGACAAACACAAAATCGTTGCTCACGATGGCTTTGTAAATATTGATGTGTCAAATTTGAAAAGCGGGACATATACGCTTATTGTTTCAGACAAAGTAAAGTTGTACAAAACTAGATTTATAAAACTATGAATACAAAAATTTTAATCAAGCACTTCTTATTGTTCACCGCCGCTCGCTCGCTTTTGCAAAGCGAGCGGAATATTCACGCTTCTACACTTCGGAGCTAAAAGCCAACAGCCAAAAAGTACAACAATTTCTGATATAAAAAATTTATACTAACTTTGTACACAAATGCACTATATTTAATTATTATGTTAGTAAAGACCCATGGCTGTGCAATACAAGGCGTTAATGCAATACCTATTACCATTGAGGTAAACGTTGACCAAGGAATAAAATTCTACTTGGTCGGCTTACCCGACAATGCTGTAAAGGAAAGTCAGCAACGTATAGAAGCTGCTTTAAAAAATGTTGGTTACAGATTTCCGCGTCAGAAAATTACAATAAATTTAGCCCCGGCAGATATCAGAAAAGAAGGTTCGGCATACGACCTGCCAATAGCTATAGGACTTTTAGCTGCTTCGCATCAAATAGAAACAGATTTATTAGATAAATATATTATAATGGGTGAGTTGTCTTTGGACGGAAGCATCCAGAACATAAAAGGAACTCTACCCATTGCCATAGAAGCAAGAAATAACAATTTTGAAGGCGTTATAGTGCCTGCTCAAAACGCTAAAGAAGCAGCCGTTGTCAATAACATAAAGGTATATGGCGTCAGCACAATAACGGAAGTTATACAAATATTAGAAAACAACTCTCCAATAGAACCTCTTTCGTGCAACATAGAAGAAGAATTTTACGAAAACGTTTCAAATTACGAATTCGATTTTTCTGATGTAAAAGGTCAGGAAAATATAAAACGTGCCTTGGAAATTGCCGCAGCAGGCGGACATAATGTAATATTGATAGGACCTCCCGGCTCGGGAAAAACAATGCTTGCTAAACGCATGCCTTCAATACTGCCTCCATTAAGTATAGACGAAGCCATTGAAACCACAAAAATACACTCGGTTGCAGGCAAACTAAGCGACAACTCCAGTTTAATGACAACGCGACCTTTTATAAATCCGCACCATACAATATCCGATGTTGCCCTCGTGGGTGGAGGTAGCAATCCGCAACCCGGAGAAATATCGTTGGCAAACAACGGAGTTTTGTTTTTAGACGAGCTACCCGAATTTAAACGCTCGGTTTTGGAAGTGCTACGACAACCGCTTGAAGAAAGAAGTATAACTATTTCGCGTTCAAAATTTTCGGTTACTTATCCTGCAAGTTTTATGCTAATTTCTGCAATGAATCCTTGTCCTTGCGGATTTTACAATCACCCTGAAAAAGAATGCGTTTGTGCACCGGGAATGGTTCAAAAATATTTGAACAAAATTAGCGGACCATTGCTTGATAGAATTGATATTCACGTTGAAGTTGTCCCTGTTCCGTTTTCGGAATTGAGCAGTAAAGTTGAAGGCGAGAAAAGTGCCGACATCAGAAAAAGAATTATTAAAGCTCGCGAAATTCAGGAAAAACGCTTCGCAAATAATGATAATATCTTTTGTAACGCACAAATGTCGAGCAGTTTGCTACGAAAAATAGTTGTTATAGATGAAGAAGGAGACAAGCTTCTGAAAAATGCTATGGAAAAATTAAACCTTTCGGCAAGAGCATACGACAGAATTTTGAAAGTCTCACGCACAATAGCCGACCTTGCCGATTCTGAAAACGTACTTATTGAGCATTTAGCCGAAGCTATACAATATCGTAGCTTAGACCGCGAAAGCTGGGGAAGTTGAGTTGGTGTTGCGGGGTACGGGTTGCAGGCAATTATCAATGAACAATGAGCAATGGGCAATTATTAATTGATAATTGATAATTACTAATTGCTAATTCAGCTTCGCTGCATTTTCTGTCGTCGCTCGGCATAGCTCAAGCAAGCTCGGCTCTGCTCTCACTCCTAAGAAAATTGCCAACAGCCAACAGCCAACAGCCAATAGCTAATAGCTAACGGCTAAAAGCTAATACTAACTTTTTAACCTCTGCTACGGAAATATTTTTCATGCACCTGAAATGCTTTCGGGGGCAATGGTTTTTGCCCATCTGAGTACACGGACGACAAGGTTCGTCAACTTCGGCAACGCGAGATTTATCGCCATACGGATAAAAACCTAATTCTTTGCTTGTTGGACCAAAAATACCTACAACCGGAGTTTTAACCGACTGCGCCATGTGAAGCAAACCTGTGTCGTTACTGACAAGAACCTTGCAAAAAGAAAGCACCGCCGCCGATTGCCCTATCGAAAAAATTCCGCTTGCATTTAATACCTTTCCGTTTATTTTGCCTGCAATGTGTTCGCACAATTCTTTTTCGCCTTTGCCTCCCATTAAAACCACACAGTCGAATTTGTTAGTCAATAAATCGTTGGCTAACGCAATATAATATTCGGGTAACCATCTTTTGTTATCCCAATATGCACCCGGAGCCAATGCCAAACAACGACTTTGCGAAGCTCCGTTTTCTTCAAACCATTTGCTTACCTTATCAATATTGCTTTTGCTCGGAAACATCTCAGTTCCCAAACCATCGTATTTTACACTTAGTTTTTCAACTGCCTTAAAATATCTTTGGTAAACAGGTACAACCGACTTGCCATACAAATTTATTTTAAACTTTATGAGCATAAATCTTTTTACAACATGCTTCGAATATTTCCATTTGTATTTGGCAGGCACTTTTAATCTGAGCGTTAAGCTGCGTATATTCTTCTGAATATCAATAATATGAGAATAATTATTGTTTTTTAGTTCCGAAATAAGGTTTTTTAATTCGTTTTTATTGTCGGAATTATAGAAGAACAGACTGTTTATGTGCGGATTGCCTTCTAAGACTTCAGCGAATTGTTTTTTCACCACAAAATCTATAATACAATCGGGGTATGCCTTTCTTAAACAGCGAACTAAAGCCGTAGTAAGAATAACATCGCCCATAGAACTAAACCTTATTATCAGAAAACGTTTTTGCACTATTTTTGTATTAAATTTACTCGTGTAAAAGTAATATTATTTTAAAACTTTGTAATAATTAATTGCAAAACAGATAATGCGTTTTTTTGAAGTAAAAAAACTACCTTTGCAAAAACAGTTTCATTGATGGAAAATATTTTGAAAAACGATAAGGTAACGTACCTAACACCGGCAGAAGAAAAAATTATGTTTGCGCTGTGGAATCTAAAAAATGCCGCCGTAAATGACATATTACCTTTCTACTCTGAGCCAAAACCGGCGTACACAACCGTATCGACTTTAATCAGAATATTGGAAAAGAAAAAAATTGTTTCGCATCAAAAAGAAGGTAAAACTCATATTTATTTTCCGCTGATTGATAAAAACGATTACATAATTTCAAAAATCAACCATATAATTAATAACAACTTCGACGAATCTGTCGATGATTTTCTGAATTTCTTGATGAAATCAGGAATATTACCACAAAAAGCAATAGACAATTTGTGTGAAGAATATTCGACGGAGAAACCGAAACCAAAAAAGAAGAAGAAAAAGAAAAAAAAGAAATAAACAAATGAAAGAAACAGTAGTATCGGGCATCAGACCCACAGGCAACTTACATCTGGGAAATTACTTCGGAGCAATGAAAAATTTTGTAGAAATGCAAAATGCAAACAATTGTTACTTTTTCATAGCCGATTATCATTCGCTAACAACTCACCCAACTCCATCAGACCTACACGGAAACGTGAAACAAGTGCTAGCCGAATATTTGGCTTGCGGTTTAGATCCCGAAAAATCGACCATTTACCTACAAAGCGACTTACCCGAAACTGCCGAGTTGTACCTGTTTTTGAACATGATTGCCTACATGGGCGAACTTGAACGCTGCACTTCTTTTAAAGATAAAATCAGACAAAACCCCGACAATATTAATGCCGGACTACTTACCTATCCTACGCTTATGGCTGCCGATATTATAATTCATAATGCCCATAAAGTCCCTGTAGGAAAAGACCAAGAACAGCATTTGGAAATGACACGCACATTCGCCAACAGGTTTAACAGACTGTACAATGTTGAATATTTTCGCGAACCTATTGCTTATAACTTTGGCAAGCAGTTAGTTAAAGTTCCGGGATTAGACGGCAGCACAAAGATGGGTAAAAGCGAAGGCGAAGGCAACGCCATATTTTTATTCGACGAGCCCGAAGTTATACGCAAAAAAATAATGAGAGCCGTTACCGATGCAGGTCCTACAACGCCAAATCAGGAAAAGCCACAGCCAATAGAAAACATCTTCAACCTGATGAAACTTTTATCCGACGAAAGTACTTACCAGCACTTTAACGATGCGTACAACAATTGTACAATCAGATACGGGGATATGAAAAAGCAACTTGCCGAAGATGCTATTAAATTTACAACTCCGTTCAGAGAAAAAATTAACGAACACTTAAACGATAACGATTACTTGAAAAAAGTAGCTCAAATGGGAAAAGAAAAAGCCCACCAAAGTGCAAGTAAAACAATAAAAGACGTGAGAGAAATTATAGGTTTCAAGGATTTTTAATTGTCGCTTTTAACCAACATCAAAAAATCATCTTCTAAATAAATATAACCGTACTCGTACACAAAAAAGTACGTTCCTTTTTTGGTGATAAGATTGTGTGTAAAATAGTTGAAATTAAAACCCTTATCAGCAAGTTTTTGTTTAGTGATGGTTTTGGTTTTGCCGTCGGCGACTAAACTTGCGAGCATTCGCCTGTTTCTTCGTAAAATATTATTAATGTTTCTGACTAAGTTTGTACTATCCCTGTTGAGCCTGTTGTTGTAGTTATTTCGGCATAAATCGGAACAAAACTTCTTGTCGCGTCTTCCAACAAGCGGTTCGCCACAATCTAAGCACTTTTTTACATCATCAGTCATAACAACATAAGCAAATCAAACTAAAAATATTTTAAAAGGGACAACATTCCATTTCTCTGGCTCTAGCTCCGCCACTGTAACTCGGAGTTGCACTTCTACCACCGCCGGAGAAGAAACTGAATTGGTCGAACTCGTACACCAATGATATTTCGTGAGCATTTTTGCCTGCTTCTTTTAGGTCGCTGGTTATCATGTCGTACGAATACATAATCCTTAAACGCGAATCGTCGCTAAACGGAACATTAACTCCTACACTAAAAATAACATCATTGGTTTTAAAAATATTAACGTTCTGATTACGAAACCACGCCCCCAAATATATCGACGACTTATAAATATTAAGACCTACCGTATAGGTAGAAAAATCGCTTTGTTTTTCGTAGATAAATGCCGGATTTAATTTCAAGTTGCTGTATGATGAGCTTGCTCTGTAGGTAGAAACACGTCCTTGGTTGATATCAACAACCACATCGGTAGTTAGCACTAACTTATTAGGCAAATTGCTTGCTGCCAAGCCTACAAACGACTGATTGGGTCGGAAAACATGCTGTACGGCAGCGCCGACAGTAACCTGAACATTGGCAGCATGTCCATCGGTATTAACATATCTGTAAACACCGCCAACGCCAAAATCGGGGTACATTACTTTATTTGTTTCGGGTCGCGGAAAATCGGTTTGATAAATTCTACCAAAACGCGGATGCAGCTCGTCGCCGAAAACCATATCATCCCAATTAATCATAAGTTGCGAAAACGAAACCAAAACTCCAACTTGTGCAACCATATTGTCATATATAGGAACTCTGGCTGCAGTAGCAAGTCCTATGTTGGTGGTTTTTATTTTTCCTACACCTGCTTGGTCGCTATTTACAACCAATCCGAAACCGCCGCTACCCGGAATTGCTCGCTCTGCAAAATCGGCTGTAAAGCTAAGTGTTTTGTAAGGAGTAGCCAAACCCGTCCATTGTGTACGATAGTTAGCTCTAGCACGCATACCCGGATTTAAACCTACGTAGCCTGGATTACTGTACACAGGATTATTGTAAAATTGCGAAAAAATAGGGTCTTGAGCATTCAAAGATGTTGAAATAGCTACAGTAAACGATAGTATAAACACTATTGCCAAACTTGTTTTAGAAAATATTCTTGCCATCACAAAAATGATTTAATTACATCAAAAACTGATTAAAGAGCATAAAAGTACAAAATTTTTAATACTGCCGTCAAATTTAATAAATATTTATTAAAACAATATAGCTATTTTGTATCTTTGTATGGTAAAAATAAGAATTATGCGAGAACTACTATTAAATATTTTAAATTTAATTGATTTAACTACCTTAGAAGGTACAGATAACGAATCGCGTGTTGCAAATTTGTGCGAACAAGCCATATCTTTCAAAAAAAACAACTTAGCATATCCGGCTGCAGTGTGTGTTTATCCGGTATTTGTCAGACAGGCAAAAAGAATTTTAAGAAACACTCCTGTTCAGGTTGCCTGTGTTGCCGGTGGTTTCCCTTCGGGACAAATGCCTTTGAATTTGCGACTAAAAGAAGTCAAATATGCCATTAAAAAAGGTGCCGACG
The sequence above is a segment of the Lentimicrobiaceae bacterium genome. Coding sequences within it:
- a CDS encoding YifB family Mg chelatase-like AAA ATPase, whose amino-acid sequence is MLVKTHGCAIQGVNAIPITIEVNVDQGIKFYLVGLPDNAVKESQQRIEAALKNVGYRFPRQKITINLAPADIRKEGSAYDLPIAIGLLAASHQIETDLLDKYIIMGELSLDGSIQNIKGTLPIAIEARNNNFEGVIVPAQNAKEAAVVNNIKVYGVSTITEVIQILENNSPIEPLSCNIEEEFYENVSNYEFDFSDVKGQENIKRALEIAAAGGHNVILIGPPGSGKTMLAKRMPSILPPLSIDEAIETTKIHSVAGKLSDNSSLMTTRPFINPHHTISDVALVGGGSNPQPGEISLANNGVLFLDELPEFKRSVLEVLRQPLEERSITISRSKFSVTYPASFMLISAMNPCPCGFYNHPEKECVCAPGMVQKYLNKISGPLLDRIDIHVEVVPVPFSELSSKVEGEKSADIRKRIIKAREIQEKRFANNDNIFCNAQMSSSLLRKIVVIDEEGDKLLKNAMEKLNLSARAYDRILKVSRTIADLADSENVLIEHLAEAIQYRSLDRESWGS
- a CDS encoding T9SS type A sorting domain-containing protein → NIIFSTYRLPNLLFYSLDNGYTTDTLCELFQNVGKFRRDKDNNLFIVDLIFYGILHKTASPIVFSELSNDKLSKLNIYPNPAVHNINVEIPQNMILPELELTLMDIHGKIIDKHKIVAHDGFVNIDVSNLKSGTYTLIVSDKVKLYKTRFIKL
- a CDS encoding PorP/SprF family type IX secretion system membrane protein, with translation MARIFSKTSLAIVFILSFTVAISTSLNAQDPIFSQFYNNPVYSNPGYVGLNPGMRARANYRTQWTGLATPYKTLSFTADFAERAIPGSGGFGLVVNSDQAGVGKIKTTNIGLATAARVPIYDNMVAQVGVLVSFSQLMINWDDMVFGDELHPRFGRIYQTDFPRPETNKVMYPDFGVGGVYRYVNTDGHAANVQVTVGAAVQHVFRPNQSFVGLAASNLPNKLVLTTDVVVDINQGRVSTYRASSSYSNLKLNPAFIYEKQSDFSTYTVGLNIYKSSIYLGAWFRNQNVNIFKTNDVIFSVGVNVPFSDDSRLRIMYSYDMITSDLKEAGKNAHEISLVYEFDQFSFFSGGGRSATPSYSGGARAREMECCPF
- the trpS gene encoding tryptophan--tRNA ligase, whose product is MKETVVSGIRPTGNLHLGNYFGAMKNFVEMQNANNCYFFIADYHSLTTHPTPSDLHGNVKQVLAEYLACGLDPEKSTIYLQSDLPETAELYLFLNMIAYMGELERCTSFKDKIRQNPDNINAGLLTYPTLMAADIIIHNAHKVPVGKDQEQHLEMTRTFANRFNRLYNVEYFREPIAYNFGKQLVKVPGLDGSTKMGKSEGEGNAIFLFDEPEVIRKKIMRAVTDAGPTTPNQEKPQPIENIFNLMKLLSDESTYQHFNDAYNNCTIRYGDMKKQLAEDAIKFTTPFREKINEHLNDNDYLKKVAQMGKEKAHQSASKTIKDVREIIGFKDF
- a CDS encoding BlaI/MecI/CopY family transcriptional regulator produces the protein MENILKNDKVTYLTPAEEKIMFALWNLKNAAVNDILPFYSEPKPAYTTVSTLIRILEKKKIVSHQKEGKTHIYFPLIDKNDYIISKINHIINNNFDESVDDFLNFLMKSGILPQKAIDNLCEEYSTEKPKPKKKKKKKKKK
- a CDS encoding glycosyltransferase family 9 protein, which translates into the protein MQKRFLIIRFSSMGDVILTTALVRCLRKAYPDCIIDFVVKKQFAEVLEGNPHINSLFFYNSDNKNELKNLISELKNNNYSHIIDIQKNIRSLTLRLKVPAKYKWKYSKHVVKRFMLIKFKINLYGKSVVPVYQRYFKAVEKLSVKYDGLGTEMFPSKSNIDKVSKWFEENGASQSRCLALAPGAYWDNKRWLPEYYIALANDLLTNKFDCVVLMGGKGEKELCEHIAGKINGKVLNASGIFSIGQSAAVLSFCKVLVSNDTGLLHMAQSVKTPVVGIFGPTSKELGFYPYGDKSRVAEVDEPCRPCTQMGKNHCPRKHFRCMKNISVAEVKKLVLAFSR